GACTTATAAATAGAGATGATTTATCAATTCAAACATATAATACATTTCAAGAAACAAATAACAAGAAGTGACTAATAACATGGGAAGTCAAAATAATGCCCTAACTACTCTTATCTTATTTCTCGCCTTTGCATCTATTGCACACTTTGTAAGTATCTCCTACTCTTTAGAGACCTAGCAATGATCATGATCGATTTACGGGCAATGATGATATTATCGCATCGTTAATGTTTATGTTTTTTATTTATGTTTGATTCTGATCCTTTAATTAAGTTTTATGCATGGTTTGCTTGCTAAATGTTAAGGATATCTCTTTGCAAAATGTATTGTTATATTAATAAATGCTTGTAATTTTATGCAGAATGTGGTTGAGGACCTTGAGGATGACACTTGCTACCATTATATTTTGTTGCAAACCGGCAATGTTACAAATGCGGGTACAGACGCACGTGTAACAGTCAAGTTATATGACGCGCAAGGTCAAATGATTGAATCCACTAATTTACAAGAAAAAGGAACTGACAAGGGCAAGCTGAGACTCCATTATCGACCAATTGAGGGacgtcacggtgttcacgaagtTTATTATAGTGATCCCTACAACTATTTTGAGAGAAATCAACTGGACTCTTTCACTATCGAATCTAATTGCCATACTTCTAAACTTTGTAAATTAGAGTTAAGCCATGATAATACAGGCACAAAACCCGGTTGGTATGTTGACTATTTAAGAGTTCAAACTAACTATCCTAACGATATACCATTTTTGGCTTTTGAAGATACTAAGTTTGAAATTAACCAATGGCTTGCTAAGGACGAGGAGCCAAACTCGCTTAGCGTTCAAAAGAATTTATGCGGATCTTCTAATTAATATTGAAAAATGAGATGATGTCGCTGTTGACAATTGTAATATGCTCTTATGTAGATCTATATAAGTAGTCAGTCAAATACTTGTGGTTTGTATTTGTTTTCATGTTTAATATGTTTGGAAAGTGTGACATCTTTTTTGTAAGAGTGTTACTTAAcattttttattatttataaTGTAATTGATGTTATTTGACAATGAGATTTGAGAGTGAAATGTTTTTTCTTAATatatcatgattttttttttaaccaaaaaaaagaaaGTGTATGTTTTATCTTAGCTTCTACCTAAATCGACTAGCTAGTATGTCATAAATTGTTTCGATAGAACCTGAAAAATTGGTGAACAGACACCGACTTGATGTGAAACGAGAAGTAATCGATGGATTACGGAAGCAAGTAATGTAACACTCCATAGCAATTCACACTTGACCCTTCTTGGGGAGGTTTGCATAACCGATCAGTAGCCCAAATGTTGGATAGTTTAACACCGTCGTTACTGAATAACCCGCCGTGAATTACCAAGACCTTGTCGTTGATGAGATGAGCCAAGGCCCAAGGGTAAGCAACAAACGCTCCCTCACTAAAGAGACCACCATGTGTGACAAAGACCTTGTTATTAATCACTTAGCTGAAGGTAAGCAACAAAACTATTTTCTCATCTAAGAAATACGTGCAATATCATAGTACTATCTTAATTTTAAAAAGATACCTCGTTTTATTGTCAAGTCAGATAACTCCGTCTGAACAGAGACTTACTGTAATCTAAGATAGTAAGATATCACATGTATTTTTTTCGATAAATGTAAATATCTATCGAAAAAACAGTACCAAAACTCGAGACTTCTTGGTGTTAAAatatggtgtaacacccccatttatttaagagcctttagctagacattc
The Silene latifolia isolate original U9 population chromosome 11, ASM4854445v1, whole genome shotgun sequence genome window above contains:
- the LOC141612805 gene encoding PLAT domain-containing protein 3-like, with the translated sequence MGSQNNALTTLILFLAFASIAHFNVVEDLEDDTCYHYILLQTGNVTNAGTDARVTVKLYDAQGQMIESTNLQEKGTDKGKLRLHYRPIEGRHGVHEVYYSDPYNYFERNQLDSFTIESNCHTSKLCKLELSHDNTGTKPGWYVDYLRVQTNYPNDIPFLAFEDTKFEINQWLAKDEEPNSLSVQKNLCGSSN